Below is a window of Myroides profundi DNA.
CATCACTAATCGCTTCAATTGCTTCTTCTTGACCTACCACACGTTTGTGTAATTCATCTTCTAAGTGAAGTAGTTTTTCTCTTTCACTTTGAAGCATTTTAGTAACAGGTACACCAGTCCATTTTGCTACTACTTCAGCGATATCATCACTTGTTACTTCCTCTTTAATTAGCGATTGACCATTTTGGTTCTCGTCTAATTGTTTTTGAGCTTTTTCAAGTTCTTCTTGAGCGTCTTTTATCTTACCATATCTAAGCTCAGCTACTTTTCCATAGTCACCATCACGTTCTGCTTTTTCAGCTTCCAGTTTATAAGTTTCTATTTCTTGTTTGATAGCTTGCACCTTATCTACAACTTCTTTTTCAGATTGCCACTTACTATAGATATCGTTTCTTTCTTCTTTTAGGTTAGCTACTTCTAACCCAAGAGATTTAAGTTTGTCCTCATCGTTCTCACGTTTGATTGCCTCAATCTCGATTTCTAATTGCATAATCTTACGATCAAGTACATCTAGTTCTTCTGGTTTAGAGTTAATCTCCATTCTCAATTTAGACGCAGCTTCATCCATAAGGTCAATAGCTTTGTCTGGTAAGAAACGGTTGGTGATATAACGCTCTGATAAATTAACAGCAGCTATAATCGCCTCATCTTTTATACGTACTTTGTGGTGAGCTTCATATTTCTCTTTTATACCACGTAGGATAGAGATCGCACTTTCTGTATCTGGCTCATCTACCATTACTTTTTGGAAACGACGCTCTAAAGCTTTGTCTTTCTCAAAGTATTTTTGATACTCGTCTAATGTTGTTGCTCCAATAGAACGTAGTTCTCCACGTGCTAATGCAGGTTTTAAGATATTTGCTGCATCCATCGCACCATCACCACCTCCAGCACCTACGAGGGTGTGAATCTCATCAATGAATAAGATGATATTTCCTTCAGCAGAAGTTACTTCTTTAACCACTGATTTTAAACGCTCCTCAAATTCACCTTTGTACTTCGCACCAGCAATCAATGCCCCCATATCTAATGAGAAGATTTGCTTGTCTTTTAGATTTTCAGGTACGTCTTGTTGTACGATACGGTGTGCTAATCCTTCTGCAATAGCTGTTTTACCAACCCCTGGCTCACCGATAAGCATTGGGTTATTTTTAGTACGACGGCTCAAGATTTGTAACACACGTCTGATTTCTTCATCACGACCAATTACAGGATCCAGTTTACCTTCATTAGCTAATTGCGTTAAGTTATTCGCATATTTATTTAATGAGTTGTATGTCTCTTCTGCAGAGGCAGAAGTTACTCTTGCTCCATTTCTAATTTCGTTAATTGCTGCTTCAAGTTGTTTTTCTGTAACACCTTGATCTTTTAAGATCTGAGCTACTTTGCTTTTTGATTTAAAGATCGCTAAGATTAAATGCTCAATAGATACGTACTCATCTTTCATTTTCGTAGCGATAGCCTGAGCTTCAGTGATAGCAGTACCTGCTTCTCTTGATAAGCCCATTTGTCCACCAGCTACTTTAGGAAAATTAGAGATTGTAGCATCTAATACAGATTTAAATGTATCTACATTAATGTTCAATTTCTTTAAGATAAATGGAGTAACGTTTTCGTCTACTTCCATTATCGCTTTAAAGATGTGCTCGTTTTCTATTTGTTGCTGTCCAAGCCCTTGCACGATTACCTGTGCTTGTTGTAGGGCTTCTTGTGATTTTATTGTAAAATTATTTAAGTTCATATACTAAATCGTTTATTTGTTTGGATATATCGTAATAGACAAAAGGTGTTCCAATATTAAAATTAAGACTTTTTGGCAATATTTGAATTATTCTTATTAGTAAAAGATGTCAAAAAGTCATAAATTCGCTTAAGTAACGTAGAACACACTAACATTTTGTCTTATGAAATGGATCAATATAACAGAAAGTAGTCAAGTAAAAGACCTGATTGCTAATTCAAATGATAAAGCAGTAATTATTTTTAAACACAGTCCTCGATGCCATATTAGTAAATTTGCATTAAGAAATTTTGAAGCAAGCTTTACTAATCCTACTGGTGTAGATTGTTATCTAGTAGATGTAGTGAATAATAGACTTCAGTCTATGGAGGTAAAAGAAGAACTAGATGTGCATCACGAGTCACCGCAATTAATCATTGTTTCTAAAGGAAAAGCGGTCTTTAATACTTCACATGAGAGTATAGATGGTGTTGATACTGAGAAATTACTGTTGAGACTATAGGATGAGTAGAACACTAGTTTATAGAACGACAACTTTACAAGGGGTGAAAACACCAGGTATTATCCATAATGGAGGCTACCATTTTACACATTTTGATGTTTATGAAGATGGGAGGATAGCGGATTGGAACTTTGAAGATTTCGAACATTTTATTAAAGATGTACAGAAAGGATGGGTTGTCACTAATATACCTGACGGAGAGGAAATCTCTTGTTTTAATTTAGGTTCTTGGAAAATAGATAAAGGGCAGTGGTATTATACACCTAAGGAGTATCTTGAGTTTATAAAAAGCTTGGTATTAGAGCTTAATCCTAATTGGACAAATATATATACTTATCAAGAGCGAAAAGTCAATGGCGTCACAGTAGGAGAGTCAGGAACAGGAACGTTGTATAAAATTGATACAGTTAATGTAGATCACTTTTTTCCTACTAAAATAAAAGGAGAGAATCGCAGTCTATTTTATGTCTTTGAAGGGAAGTATTATTTAGTGCAATTATTACTTTTTAAAGATAAAACGATCTTAATTCACGGTTGTGGAGAAGAAAAAGTTTTAGACTTTGAACGTTTAAGGGCTTTGATAGATGAAGGTATTGTCTGTAGTACCATTCCTAATGGGGCTAAAGTGATAATAGAAAACCTTGGAGAATTTACAATAGTAGAGGAGTTTTATAGTAATGAGATTGAAGAGATATTCGTAGAATTAGAAGATGACTATAGACAGTTAAATGGAGAGTAATCTTTACTTCAGTTCTGTAGAGAGGCTTTAGAAGCTTATCAAGAGAATCCTACAGATGAATTAAAAGAAGCATTAAAAATAGCTTATGAACGTATCCCTGAACATATGCAGATGTATTTAGGAGATATGGACAGTAAAGATGGAGAGTATATAGACATTATATATGGACCTGAATATTGGGATCAATGGAATACAGATGAGGTAAAATAAAAAAGAGGCTTTCGGCCTCTTTTGTCATAAATACAGGGGGGACTTTATTAACTTAACCCAGATTTCGCATTCGCCCAATACTACGAATAAATTCTACTTTACATCTCTTTCATTTCTTCTAAAACCATACTAGAGTATGCTTTTTTCATAAATTCAGAGCTGTTTTGTATAATTTACTCTCGTTAATAGGTCTCTCGCGTATTCTGGGTTAAATAGAAAGTGTATTGTAGTTGTTTTCATTTAACTGAAACATGTATTTATGCGCATTAGGTGTTCCGATAAAGTACAAAGGCAAGTCTTTCAATGTTACACCGTAAACGTTTAATGCAAATTCACATACTACTAATTTAATACCTGCTTTATTTGCAGCATCTAATTCAGCATGTAGTTCTTTATTGTTTAAGTCTTGTACCATTTGCCCCATGATTACGATTTGGAAATCAGCTTTTGGATTAGCTTGTTTGATTTCACTTCCAGTCATTATAGAAGAGCGTAGGTTTTTTATAGATTGTACTAGAATAGCATATTTATCTCCTTTAGTATCTTGTTCGTAAGCAACAATAGATGTTTCATTGTTTATTGTATTGTAGGCTAATGCTTGAGCACTTACGATAGAACATAAAGCGATGGCTAAAACTAATTTTCTCATTGTTTACTATATTATGGTTTATATATCAGCGAAAGTAGCAGATAGTGTAGACAAGTGAAGTAACAATTGTTACACAAGGATTAAATAATGAAAAGTTATTCTTTCTTTTTTGTCAATTCATGTAATATTCTTGTTAATGAGGTTTTCCAGCAAGAGCCCCCATCTATTGGACACGAATTCCTGAAGAAGTTAATGTCGTCATCTTAAAAGAGAGAGTCTGTAACTTATGTAACAGTAGGTAAGATTATCGTTACCTATCTTTGAAGTACTAAATGATATAAGATGATTATTGCATATTTTAAGAAATGGACAGTGATGAGGTGGATTCGTCTAGGTCTAGGAGTATTACTTTTATTTCAAGCTTTAGATTCAGAATTGTGGATTTTGATGATTCCAGTTTTGTATTTGTTTTTACAAGCTTTCTTTAATTTTGGATGTAAAAATGACTCTTGTACTTGGAGATAAATATTCTTTTTGATATAACTTTTTGATTTTTAATTATTTATTCTCTGTGAGTTATGAGTTGTAGGAAGCAAGAATATTTTTATTTTAGCAAGGTTTTAAAACTCGCAAATTATGAAGAAAAGACTGATGTCTATATTCGTATTTACGGCTATAGTTGGTTTAACTACAGCTTGTA
It encodes the following:
- the clpB gene encoding ATP-dependent chaperone ClpB, which codes for MNLNNFTIKSQEALQQAQVIVQGLGQQQIENEHIFKAIMEVDENVTPFILKKLNINVDTFKSVLDATISNFPKVAGGQMGLSREAGTAITEAQAIATKMKDEYVSIEHLILAIFKSKSKVAQILKDQGVTEKQLEAAINEIRNGARVTSASAEETYNSLNKYANNLTQLANEGKLDPVIGRDEEIRRVLQILSRRTKNNPMLIGEPGVGKTAIAEGLAHRIVQQDVPENLKDKQIFSLDMGALIAGAKYKGEFEERLKSVVKEVTSAEGNIILFIDEIHTLVGAGGGDGAMDAANILKPALARGELRSIGATTLDEYQKYFEKDKALERRFQKVMVDEPDTESAISILRGIKEKYEAHHKVRIKDEAIIAAVNLSERYITNRFLPDKAIDLMDEAASKLRMEINSKPEELDVLDRKIMQLEIEIEAIKRENDEDKLKSLGLEVANLKEERNDIYSKWQSEKEVVDKVQAIKQEIETYKLEAEKAERDGDYGKVAELRYGKIKDAQEELEKAQKQLDENQNGQSLIKEEVTSDDIAEVVAKWTGVPVTKMLQSEREKLLHLEDELHKRVVGQEEAIEAISDAVRRSRAGLQDPKKPIGSFLFLGTTGVGKTELAKALAEYLFDDENAMTRIDMSEYGERHSVSRLVGAPPGYVGYDEGGQLTEAVRRKPYSVVLLDEIEKAHPDTFNILLQVLDEGRLTDNKGRLADFKNTIIIMTSNMGSHIIQEKFENATNIEQASEDAKVEVLNELKQQVRPEFLNRIDEVVMFTPLSKNNILQIVDIQLQSVFKMLAQQNIHMEATAEAKEFLATKGFDPEFGARPVKRVVQKEVLNRLSKEILSGNVKADSMILLDSFNNELVFRNQQ
- the ytxJ gene encoding bacillithiol system redox-active protein YtxJ, which codes for MKWINITESSQVKDLIANSNDKAVIIFKHSPRCHISKFALRNFEASFTNPTGVDCYLVDVVNNRLQSMEVKEELDVHHESPQLIIVSKGKAVFNTSHESIDGVDTEKLLLRL
- a CDS encoding DUF7638 domain-containing protein; the encoded protein is MSRTLVYRTTTLQGVKTPGIIHNGGYHFTHFDVYEDGRIADWNFEDFEHFIKDVQKGWVVTNIPDGEEISCFNLGSWKIDKGQWYYTPKEYLEFIKSLVLELNPNWTNIYTYQERKVNGVTVGESGTGTLYKIDTVNVDHFFPTKIKGENRSLFYVFEGKYYLVQLLLFKDKTILIHGCGEEKVLDFERLRALIDEGIVCSTIPNGAKVIIENLGEFTIVEEFYSNEIEEIFVELEDDYRQLNGE